TCCTTCAAAAAATGAAGCCATTACTATACCATGAGGATGATTATGTTTAACGTAAAAAAGTGTGAGAAGAAAAAAGGCAGGGTTAACTGCCTTAAGCGTGTGAATTAAGCACCTAAAACAATACAGCCCTCTGTTGGACAGGCTTCGATACATGCAGGTGATGAATGATGACCGACACACTCAACACATTTGTCTGCAAAAACATAATAGGTCTCAGCGCCCGTTGGGTTCTCGCTATCATCAACAATAGCCTCCACAGGACACTCATCGATACAGGCGCCACATGCAATACAAATATCCGTAATTTTCGCTGCCATAACTTTTCCTTGTTTTGTTTTTTCGTTCATCAAGACAACATCTCTCAAAACGTTTTATCGAAAAATAGTACAGTAAGTTCGTAGCATGAAAATAGCTTTATATCTAAATTAATTTTATTAATCTTTTATGTTCATATTATGAAGAAGTTAGCGAAAGTTTAATTGTATTTCTTTTGACTGATTAAGTATGCGCTAGTCATATTTTATATTACGCTATCATTCTTCAAAAATAGTAAAGATAAATAAGAGATAAAAGGTTATATTTTTCATGAATAAAACAATAGTGAATAAGCTCAATACATTTTTAAAACAAGATGGTTTTTACAATACTTTTTTAGATGAAGTAAAACTATTAAAAATAAGTGCACCCATGGTTTTAAGTCCTTGTATTTATGATAACTGGATTGTTTTTACGTTTCAGAATAGTAAAACTGTTAAATTAAATAACCATACTTTAGAATATAATGAAAGTAATTATTTAGTGGCTTCATCAAAACTACCACTGGAAAGTCAAACAGATTTTGCTTCTGAGGCAGAGCCAATGATAAGCATGATTATTTCAATCGATTCGAATGAAATACATCAACTGATACAAGAGTTATCGCCAGGGTTTCCTCTTCAAGATACGGATACTCTGCAAGGGACCTTTGTAGATAGAGTGACACCTGAAATAGAAAATATTTTATATAGATTGATAGAAGTTATAAAATCAAAAGAGGAATCAAAAATCTTAGGTAAATTACTTCTTAGGGAACTGTTTTATAGGGTCTTAAAAGGTGAAAATTCAAAATTTCTCTATAAATTATTTGATCAATCTTCAAAAGAAGCAAAGATTGCAAGAACATTACAAACGATACATAATGACTTTGCAAATGATCTCGATATAGAATCTTTAGCACGAAAAGAGGATATGAGTGTCGCTTCTTTCCATACCCATTTTAAAAATATTACGGCACATAGCCCTTTACAGTATATAAAAAAGATTCGTTTAGCAAAAGCAAGAGATTTAATTATCCAAGAAAAACTAAAAGTAAATGAAGTGGCTATCAAAGTGGGATATGATAATATTTCTCATTTTAGTAGGGAGTTTAAAAAATACTTTGGTTTTTCTCCAAAGGATACAAAAGCATCTTATGAAGAGTATGATTTAGAATAAATCTCTACTTTTCATATCTTGAATTGGTACTACACTTTAAATCTCAAGAATCTGAATATATCTCCAATGCCTTTCATTTAACGGTAAGCTGCTTTATAGAATTATGCATACAATTTATAGAAATTTCTATTTACATAATTAGGTGTAAAAAATATACTAACCAGATGCATATGAATAAATAAAGGAGAACAAATGAATGATAGCATTCTTATTATTGGAGCTGGAGAACTAGGTCTTGCAATGATAGACGCATTTGCTAAAAAGTTAAAAACAAATCAAGGATCCCTTAATGTTTTACTCAAAAAGGAATCAATAGAATCATCCGATAAACGCAAAATTCAACGCCTTTGTGACTTTGAAATGAATCATATAGGCGTTACTACGGGTGACCTAGAAAAAGATTCAATAGCAACGCTTAGTGGCATTTTTTCTAAGTTTGGGACGATCATTAATTGTAGTGGTTTTGTAGGTGGACAAGGAACACAGATTAAGATTACCAAAGCAGTGCTGAATGCTCAGGTTCCCACCTATGTGCCTTGGCAGTTTGGTGTTGACTATGATATTGTTGGAAAAGGAAGTGGACAACCTGTATGGGATGAACAATATGATGTTCGAGAATTATTACGTTCTCAAAACACGACTGACTGGATAATCGTCTCTACGGGGATATTTACCAGTTACTTATTCTCATCAGATTTTGGAATCGTCGATCTTAAAGAAAAAATAGTTCACGCACTAGGAGATTGGAATTATAAAATCACGGTTACAACCCCTGAAGATATTGGTCGATTAACTGCGGAGATTGTTTTTTTTGTACCTAAGATCAAGAACGAAATAGTTTTTGTTGCAGGCGATACACTCTCGTATGAAGAGCTAGCCAATATAACTGAACATGTCGTAGATGAACCGTTCAAAAGAGAGTTACTCTCTATGAGCGACTTAACTAAAGCAATAGAGAAAGATGAAAATAATGTAGCTGCCAAATACAGAATCGCTTTTGCAAGACCCGATGGAGTAGCTTGGGAAAAAACAGCAACATTCAATTTCCACCACAATATTGAAGTATCTGATGTCAAAGACTGGTTAATGAAGAGTATGCGTTAATTTAGTGTGAGCCAAAATAAAAAAGAAAGATACCGTGCTACTTTTTGATAGTCTCCACTTTTTTCCATAAATGTAGTAAGACGCTATTCATGTTCTCTAAGCAATTGTATAGCAAAAGGAGACTATAAAGTGAAAACGAAACTACAAGGAGCTGTATGCAAAACAGTCACAAACTTGACGTCATCGACGTAACCGCATGGACCGATAAATACTTTTCCAACACCAAAGCGA
Above is a genomic segment from Sulfurospirillum halorespirans DSM 13726 containing:
- a CDS encoding 4Fe-4S dicluster domain-containing protein; protein product: MAAKITDICIACGACIDECPVEAIVDDSENPTGAETYYVFADKCVECVGHHSSPACIEACPTEGCIVLGA
- a CDS encoding aromatic alcohol reductase gives rise to the protein MNDSILIIGAGELGLAMIDAFAKKLKTNQGSLNVLLKKESIESSDKRKIQRLCDFEMNHIGVTTGDLEKDSIATLSGIFSKFGTIINCSGFVGGQGTQIKITKAVLNAQVPTYVPWQFGVDYDIVGKGSGQPVWDEQYDVRELLRSQNTTDWIIVSTGIFTSYLFSSDFGIVDLKEKIVHALGDWNYKITVTTPEDIGRLTAEIVFFVPKIKNEIVFVAGDTLSYEELANITEHVVDEPFKRELLSMSDLTKAIEKDENNVAAKYRIAFARPDGVAWEKTATFNFHHNIEVSDVKDWLMKSMR
- a CDS encoding AraC family transcriptional regulator, giving the protein MNKTIVNKLNTFLKQDGFYNTFLDEVKLLKISAPMVLSPCIYDNWIVFTFQNSKTVKLNNHTLEYNESNYLVASSKLPLESQTDFASEAEPMISMIISIDSNEIHQLIQELSPGFPLQDTDTLQGTFVDRVTPEIENILYRLIEVIKSKEESKILGKLLLRELFYRVLKGENSKFLYKLFDQSSKEAKIARTLQTIHNDFANDLDIESLARKEDMSVASFHTHFKNITAHSPLQYIKKIRLAKARDLIIQEKLKVNEVAIKVGYDNISHFSREFKKYFGFSPKDTKASYEEYDLE